In the Commensalibacter melissae genome, TGTCTGCCTTGAAATGGGCGGTAAGGGAGATGGAAAGACGTTATCGTCTTATGTCCCAGCTTGGAGTCAGGAATATTGATGGTTATAACCAGCGCATAACCAATGCAAAAAATCAAAGCAAGGTCATGACAAGACGCATACAAACAGGCTTTGATCCTGAAACTGGTAAACCAACATTTGAGGAACAGCAAATTCCCCTTGAACATTTTCCCTATATCGTTATCGTCATTGATGAAATGGCTGATCTCATGATGGTGGCCGGCAAAGATATCGAAGCTGCCGTTCAACGTCTTGCACAAATGGCTCGAGCTGCCGGAATACATGTTATCATGGCAACACAGCGTCCTTCCGTTGATGTAATTACCGGGACCATTAAGGCGAATTTCCCCACTCGTATTTCTTTTCAGGTAATCAGCAAATTTGATAGCCGAACTATTCTTGGTGAACAAGGAGCCGAACAATTATTGGGACAGGGAGACATGTTATTCATGCAGGCGGGTGGACGTATTGAACGCATTCATGGTCCCTTTGTTTCTGATGAAGAGGTTGAACGGGTTGTTCAGCATTTACGCACACAGGGTGAGCCGATTTATGTTGAAGATGTTACCGTTGACCCTGTGGAAGATAATAATGGACGTTCAGGCGGTAATAATGATGAATTATATAACCAGGCAATCAATCTTGTTTTAAGGGAGGGAAAGGCTTCCACCTCATTTATTCAACGTCATTTATCCATCGGGTATAATCGAGCAGCCAAAATTATTGAACAAATGGAAAAAGAACGGATTGTCAGTCCTGCCAACCATGTTGGTAAACGTGAAATCCTTATTAAAAGATCAGAATAAGGGGAAGATTCTTTACCTTGCTTCCTTTTAGAATTCTTTATCAAGATAACTATTATATTATCATTGACAAACCTGCTGGAATGCCTGTGTATTCGAGCGATAAAAATGACTCCATTCCCTCTGTCGAAAATTTTTTTCCCCTGTTATCAAGACGAAAAGAAGGGCCGTGGCTAGTACACCGTTTAGACCAGGATACAGCAGGATGTTTATTAATAGCCCTACGCAAGCAAGCCCTAATCAAGGCCCAAGCCTGTTTTGCGCAACATAAAGTAAATAAAGTCTATTGGGCCATTGTTCAGGGTAGACCGAAAAAATATTCCGGTATCATTACATCCCCCCTTTTAAAAATAACACAAAAGGGCCAATGGAAAATGATACAAGATAATAAGGGTCAGAATGCACTGACAAAATGGAAATTTTTGAAAGGCGATAATACTTGCAGTTTAATTGAACTTAATTTACAAACGGGTAGAACCCATCAGGCCAGAGCCCATTGTTCCATTATGGGACATCCAATTATCGGTGATACAATATATGGTGCCAAGAAATATTCATCCATTCCATTATCATTATTGAGTCGAACCCTAACGCTTCAATTGGAAACAGCCATTTCTGCTACGGCTCAGCCACCACAACATATGCTACATTACATAAATAAATTCAGCATATATAAAAAGTCTTAACCTTCAAGATCAAGACCTTTATATTTAAATTCTATGTCGAGAAAATTTTTTTAATGACATTATCAACACTTTTATGCCAATCCGGTAGCCGTATGGCAAAAGTTTTATAAAGCTTGTCCGTATTCAACCTTGAATCCTGTGGTCTTTTTGCAGGAGTTGGCCAATCTTCAGTTTTTATAGAAGTAATGGAAGGCATTTTTTGCCCATAACGCTCTGCCTGTCTCAATGCATATACAGCCAAATCATACCAGGTCGCATCACCCGTTCCAACAGCATGATAAATACCGCTCCAATTATCCTGCCATTTTTGACCGACAATCCGATCTGCTATTTTCATAATCGCCCAAGCCAAATCATCAGAACAAGTTGGATTTCCCTTCTGATCCCCTACAACACGAAGCGCTGGATTTTTGGCTCCCGCATTAATGATAGTACGAACAAAATTTTTTCCGTGTTCCGAATAAACCCAAGCTGTCCTCAATATAATTACATGAGGATGAGCCTGTAAAATAGCCTTCTCTCCTGCAACCTTACTTGCCCCATATACTGTTTCGGGAGAAATTGGATCCGTTTCAACATAGGGAGTCCCCTTTTCACCAGAAAATACATAATCTGTTGAAATATGAATCATGGGAATATTATATCCTGCACATAATTCAGCAAAATAGGCAGGCCCATCGCTATTGACCAAATAGGCTTCATCTCGATGATCCTCTGCCGCGTCAACAGCCGTCCATGCTGCGGTATTTACAACAAGGTCAGGTCTATCTTGCTCAAAAACTCCACAAATCGTATTATGTTGTGTAAAATCAAACTGTGGACGGCCGATGAACTTTAAGCGTTTATCATGCAAATTCCGTAAAGATTCTGTCAATTGTCCATTTTTCCCGCCAATTACTAGAATTGTCACCAGTTTATCCTTTTATGAATATGAAAACCAATTCTTTGCTGCTGAAAATGATGGATTTTGCATATCTTTTTCTGATAAAATCGCATCATTTACAGCGATTGGCCATTTAATGCCAATTTCTTTACAATTCCATAAAACAGCACGCTCACTGACTTTATTATATAAATTTGTACATTTATATTGTACCATAACGTTTTCTGTTAACGTACAAAAACCATGTAAAAATCCTGGTGGTATCCACAATTGAGACCAATTGTCAGCTGATAATTCCGCAGCAACCCATTTCCCATATGTCGGAGAACCCGTTCGCGCATCAATAGCCACATCCCAAATCGAACCTTGCGTACATCTTACCAACTTCCCTTGTTCATAAGGGCCCAACTGACAATGCAAACCCCTCACAACACCTTTCTGAACAGAAAGGCTTTGATTATCCTGCACAAAAGGCAAATCAATCCCGACTTCTTTTAATCGCTGCGCATTATAGGTTTCTGAAAAAAATCCACGATTATCCCGAAAGCGAGGAGGTGTTATCAATAATACTTCTGAAATGGCTAATTTTTCTATTTTCATGACAAATATTTCTTACTTTTAATAATTAATTACTTTTGATTAAAACCTTCGTTTGCAACATCCATCAACATTCTCCCAAGGTCTGTTTTATTCAATTTTTTTGCAATTGCACGTAATTGCTCCGCATTAATAAATCCTCTATGATAGGCCACCTCAGCAGGAGATCCCACCAAAATCCCTTGTCTTGCCTGAATCATTTGCACAAAATTTCCCGCCTGCATCAAACTGGCGGGAATACCGGCATCCAACCAAGCACAACCCCGACCCAGACGCTCTACATGTAAATTGTCATTTTCAAAATAAATTTTATTTAAATCCGTGATTTCATATTCACCACGTGCTGATGGTTTTATTTTTTTTGCATATTCTGTAACCCTTGAATCATAAAAATACAGTCCTGTAACAGCCCAGTTTGAAGGAGGATCTTTCGGTTTCTCTACAATCTGGGTTACCTTGCCATTTTCATCAAATGTCACAACACCATACCGTTCAGGATCACTAACCTGATAACTGAATATCGTTGCACCGGATTTTCGTTGAACCGCCTTTTGCAACAGCTGACTTAAATGTGAAGCAAAGATCAAGTTATCCCCCAGCACCAGGGCACAAGGGGAAGCATCCAACCACTCTTCAGCTAAAACAAAAGCTTGTGCAATACCTTCAGGTTTGGGTTGAACACAATAGTCAAATTTCATTCCAATATCAGAACCGTTTCCCAATAATCTTTTGATTTGCGGTATATCATGAGGGGTAGAGATAATCATGATTTCCCGAATACCCGCCAGCATTAATGTTGTCAGCGGATAATAAATCATGGGTTTGTCATATATAGGCAATAATTGTTTACTGGAAACAGCTGTCAAAGGATATAACCTTGTACCTGATCCACCAGCCAGTAATATACCCTTTATTGATTTTTCATGCTGATTTGTCATTGTTTTATTCCCAACCGTTGTCCAGCATAATGTTTTTGACGAATATTTTTCCACCAATCCTCATGATTCAAATACCATTGAATCGTTTTACGAATTCCTTCTTCAAAATTGTGTTTTGCTTTCCATTTTAATTCGGTTTGTGCATGGACTGGATTTATTTCATATCTAAAATCATGACCTGGACGATCCGTCACAAAATGAATCAACCGCTCATATTTTCCCTGAGGATCAGGCTTCAGCTCATCAAGAATATGACAAATCGTTTGCACAACCTCCAGATTAGTTCTGGGTTGTTGGGCACCAATTGCATAAGTTTCTCCCGGAATTCCAAGCTCTATAGCTTTTACAAGCGCTTCAGCATGATCCTCAACATACAGCCAGTCTCTTATATTGTCTCCCTTACCATAAACTGGTAGAGCCTTGCCTTCCAAGGCATTGATAATCATTAACGGGATTAACTTTTCTGGAAAATGCCAAATGCCATAATTATTTGTTGTGTTTGTCACAAAAGTTGGAAGTCCATATGTATGAAACCAAGCCCTAACCAGATGATCTGAAGCTGCTTTTGAAGCAGAATAAGGACTGCGTGGATCATAAGGGGTTTGTTCTGTAAATGGGGGATCATCAGACTGTAAAGCACCAAAAACTTCATCTGTTGAAATATGATGGAAACGGAATTTTCTTTGTCTATCTACTGACATTGCTCTCCAATATTCATAAGCAGCCTGTAATAAACAATATGTTCCATGAATATTGGTCCGAATAAACACTTCAGGCCCATCAATCGAACGATCTACATGAGATTCTGCAGCCAGGTGCATTACTGCATCAGGTTTGAATTGATTAAATATTTTTTTTAATGAAATAAAATCAGTAATATCAGTTTTGCAAAAAGAATACCGGCTATTTCCAGCTATTTCTGCCACATTTTCAAAAGAAGCCGAATACGTTAGGATATCGATATTAACCACTTCATGCTGCGTATTTTTTATAAGATGTCGAATCACAGCTGAACCAATAAAACCACATCCTCCAGTGACTAAAATCAACATTATTAATGTACCTTAAATAATTTTTTTGTATTTTATATTATAAATTTATTGAATATCTTCAAAATATCTTAAAAATTTATAATAATTAAATCAAACCAATTTGCAATTTATGATATAAATACCCATATTTTTTGACTATATAAAGTATATCATTGCTTATGTCTAACAATAATTTTAGTTTCATAGACCATCCTGATGCTATTGGTGATACGACACGTTTCTGGTTTATTCGTCATGCAATTGTTAATGAAAAGGATCGTTCTTACCTTTATGGTACTAAAGATGTTCCAATCTGTCCTGCACATTTAAAAAAACAACAAACATACTATCAGTTTCTGGCCAATAAATTACCCAAGACACAACTTTGGTTCATTACTAGCCTGTCCCGTACAAGAGATACGGCCTTACAAATTCAAAAGGCGGGTTATGGATCTGAGAATTTACAAATCGAAAATGCTTTTCTGGAACAGAATCTTGGAGCCTGGCAGGGTCTATCACATGTTACAGTTGAAAAACACCGAAAATTTTCTGCGCATCCTTTTTGGCCCTTCTCAGCCGAAGAAACTCCACCCAAAGGTGAAAACATGAATGATGTCCATCAAAGAGTCAGTTGCAAAATGGAGGAATTTAGCAGAATATACACAAATAAAGATATTATTGTCATATCTCATGGCGGGGCTATTCGGGCTGCCCTTGCCTATGCTTCAAAAATCCCGGTTAATTCAGCATTATCCTTTGCCATTTATAACCTTTCCATTACTCTGATAGAAAAAACACGTGAACATTGGCATATTATTACGGTAAATGATATGATTTAGCCTTTTATTTTTCTAAAAAAAATTACTATATATTTTAACTTAAAAAAAATTGCTAAGGCATTATCTCTTTAATGCCCTGAAAAACTGAAAATAACAAAATCTGTTTACTTGAAACTATGGAATAAAGAGTGCCAAAGAATAAAATCCCTTCCTACAGAGGCAGTTTAAGGCGGTCAGGATATAACGTATTAAAATTATTAAGCGGAAAGATCATCAATGTTCCTCTTGGTTTAGCCCAAATTTATTTAACAACCCGACTCATTGGCGATAAAGGATACGGTTTTCTGGTTCTTATATACGCTTTTGGCCAGCTTGTGGGCGATGTGGCAGAATTTCAATCATGGCAGACTGTCTTGCATTACGGTCTTAAACCCTATCAAAATAAAGATCTTCCCCTTTTTCAACGAGTGTTGCGATTTTCTTTTTTACTTGATGCATGCAGTGCTACCTTTGCCTTGGTCGTCAGTGTTCTGATTGCCATAAATTTCAGCAATATTTTGGGGTGGCCACCTGAATGGCATTATCTGGGTATCATTTTCAGTTTTTCTGTTTTATTTACGACAAGTGCAACAGCCAATGGCGTTTTATTATTATTGAACCGTTATGATTTACTGGCCATTCAAGGGACAACAACAACAACAGTTCGGTTCTTGGGCATCGCTTTTCTTACCCTTATTCATGGTGGTATGTTGGGAGCAGTTATTGTCTGGACTTTTGCCACTTTCATGAATTTCATTACTATTTTGGTCACCGCTTTGTACCAACTTTACAAGCAAGGTTTTTTAAAAGGATTTTTCAATCGTATTAATGATGGGCTTACCAAAGATTTACCCGGGATATGGAAATTTGCCTGGAATACCAATATAAACATGACTTTTTCCCTTGTTTCCGCCCATATAACCGCTCAAATTATTGGAAGTATGCTTGGTACTGTTCAAAATGCACGCTATTCGATTGCCAATAAAATTTCAGAAGCGATTGCAAAACCTGTCATTATGCTACAATCTACATTATATCCGGAAATGACCCGCTCATGGCAGGGCAGCAAACCATCGCACCTTTATAAAATGGCCTTGCAAATCACTCTTTTAACCGGCGGTATCATTTCCGTTATTTTTCTCATTCTACCTTATATTGCACCATATATCATTTCATTATTACTTCATAAATCCACCACACCTGAAACCCTTCATTTACTATATTGGTTGGCTGGTGCAAAAGCAGTTATCCTATGGGGGATTTCCTTGGAACCCATTTTAATCACAACAGGAAATACCAAAGGGGCATCCATTTCTCGTGGAATAAACAGTTTCATTTATATACCAATGTTGATTATTTTTATTCAAAAATGGGGGATACAGGGGATTGGACCAGCCACCCTAATTTCATCTGTATTACTGGTTATTTCCCAAATCCTTTTTGTTATAAAATATAAAAAGAAAACTATAACACAATAATAAATCCTGCATTATTATGAATAATATTCTTATTAAATATTATAATATTGTTTAATGCTCATTAATTTTTTTATTATTTAAATAACCAAAATTCAAAAACATGAATTTTAAACTCATAATATGGGGCTTTTAACTTAAAAATGCATATTTCTCAAAATTATATTTGATAAATAAAAATTTCTGTATCAAGAAAATGGTGGGCGCACAAGGGTTCGAACCTTGGGCCCGCTGATTAAGAGTCAGCTGCTCTACCAACTGAGCTATGCGCCCCACACAGAACTTTTATCAAGAAGCGATCAAAAATACAAGATGAATTCAGTAATTAGACTGAACTTTCCTTATAAAATTTAAAAATTAAATTCTCCGCTTTTCCCACCCTTTTTAGAAACAAGATGAATGTTATGCATGACCATTCTTTTATCTACCGCTTTAAGCATATCATAAACGGTTAACAATCCTACAGAAACCCCTGTCAACGCTTCCATTTCAACTCCTGTTTTGCCCTCTGTATCAACAGTAACCCGCATATGCACAATATGTTTGCTTTCTTCCAATTCAAATTCCACTTTTAGATGATTTAGCGATAATGGATGACATAAAGGGATCAAATTTGAAGTCTGTTTGCTGCCCTGTATGGCGGCAATTCTTGCTATACCTAGTATGTCACCCTTATGACTGTTTCCTTTTTTCAAAAGTTCAAAAGCTTCCTGAGACATCTGGATTGCCCCCCCAGCCATGGCAGTTCTTTTCGAGATTTTCTTATCTGCGACATCAACCATGTGAGCTTGCCCAGACTCATCAAAATGCGTCAATTTACTCATGATATTCTTCCTATATTAATCTTTAAACTCATTCTAGCAGATGCTATATATATAATATGATAAAAATCCGTTATTTTGGTTTTCTTAAAGATATTTTACAAATTGAAGAGGAAGAAATTACCTGGGACAACGGTAATTCACAAGATTTACTCAATTTTTTAAGAAGCCGCAATGCCTCTTGGTCGGACGCCTTGGCAGAAGAAAACATTTTCCGCCTGGCCATTAATCAACGCATTATCTATCAACCCACTCCCCTTCATCCTGATGATGAAGTTGCCATTCTACCTCCTGTTACAGGAGGTTGAATTGTTCTCTGTCAAAATACAGACCCAACCTTTTTCACAAGAGGAATTCCGAAAAAAGATTCACGCTTTCAATTGCGGCGCAATTGTCAGCTTTACCGGTATCGTCAGGGGGTTTGATGAAAAAGAACCGCTTGATTATCTTTATCTTGAACATTTTCCGTCTGTAACTGAACAAGAAATTGAACGAATAATTCATTTGGCAAAAAAACGATGGGATATACAGGGTTGTCAGGTTATACACCGCGTGGGGAATTTACGGGTAGGAGAAGAAATCGTTTTGGTTCTGACAGCGGCCAGTCATAGAAAGGCTGCATTTGAATCTGCTGAATTCATAATGGATTATTTAAAATCAGAAGCTCCATTCTGGAAAAAAGAATTTTTTAGAAACGGACAGTCAAGATGGGTCAGGGCCAAATCATACGATTTAAAAGAAAAAGAACGATGGTCCAGTCATGAATGATAAAAATATTGCCGCCTTTATTCTGGCAGGTGGGGAAGGTCGGCGTGTAGGACGTCAAAACAAAGGATTGCTTTCTCTTAATAGTCATCCCCTTGTCAATCATGTTATCCAACGTATTCAACCACATGTTCAAAACATTTTGATAAGCGCAAACAATCATATTGAAACTTATCAATCTTTTGGTTTTCCAGTCTACCAGGATCTCCCCCAATGGAAAGGAAAAGGTCCCCTAGCTGGCATTGTCAGTCTTTATTCCTTTATTCCCGCTCATACAGATTACATATTGGTTGTTCCCTGCGACACTCCCTTTTTACCCGCAAATCTAGTTTCCTCACTTTATCACGCATTGATATCAAATCCAGACTTGCTAATTGCGTACGTAGCGACACCAAAACAGATTCATCCAAGTATCTTCTTATGCAAACCCTGTACGAATGACTATCTTGCCAATCATTTAAATCATCAGCATTATAGCCTTAAATCATGGATATCTGCACACCCAAATATAAAAGTGAATTTTCATGATGAACATGAATTTACCAATATTAACGACCTTGACACATTAACCCGTTATCAACAAGGCAGGCACCATGCTAAAAAACTATGATGAGGCCCTTGAAGAACTTCTGCAAAGAACCTCTATTAAACAACCCATAGAAGATTATCCCCTTTTAAAGGCAAATCATCTAGTTCTTGCTGAAAATATTTATGTTCAATATGACACACCTTTTTTCAGCAATAGTGCCATGGATGGCTATGCTCTGGGTGGTGATCCTTGTCAATGTTCTGAATGGCAAATTACAAACCGGATTGCAGCAGGAGATCCCCTGTCCAATGCCACCCTTCAAACTGGTGAAGCCGCCCGAATTTTTACCGGAGCTCCAATTCCCCCCGGAACCAGCGCTGTAATCCAGCAAGAAAATACAAAAATTGAAAACAACACCCTAACTCTTACCTCGCAGATCAAAAAAGGACAAAATATACGCTATCAAGGGGAAGAACTAAAAAAAGGTGATATACTGCTTACACAAGGCCATAGGCTTACGCCCGCAAGTGTTGCCTTACTGGCAAGTCAAGGCTATCAAAATGTCAAAATATATAAACCTTTAACCATTTGGGTTTATTCCACAGGAAATGAATTGATCAACCCAGGTCAGCCTCT is a window encoding:
- the mobA gene encoding molybdenum cofactor guanylyltransferase MobA, with the protein product MNDKNIAAFILAGGEGRRVGRQNKGLLSLNSHPLVNHVIQRIQPHVQNILISANNHIETYQSFGFPVYQDLPQWKGKGPLAGIVSLYSFIPAHTDYILVVPCDTPFLPANLVSSLYHALISNPDLLIAYVATPKQIHPSIFLCKPCTNDYLANHLNHQHYSLKSWISAHPNIKVNFHDEHEFTNINDLDTLTRYQQGRHHAKKL
- the moaC gene encoding cyclic pyranopterin monophosphate synthase MoaC → MSKLTHFDESGQAHMVDVADKKISKRTAMAGGAIQMSQEAFELLKKGNSHKGDILGIARIAAIQGSKQTSNLIPLCHPLSLNHLKVEFELEESKHIVHMRVTVDTEGKTGVEMEALTGVSVGLLTVYDMLKAVDKRMVMHNIHLVSKKGGKSGEFNF
- a CDS encoding molybdenum cofactor biosynthesis protein MoaE, translating into MFSVKIQTQPFSQEEFRKKIHAFNCGAIVSFTGIVRGFDEKEPLDYLYLEHFPSVTEQEIERIIHLAKKRWDIQGCQVIHRVGNLRVGEEIVLVLTAASHRKAAFESAEFIMDYLKSEAPFWKKEFFRNGQSRWVRAKSYDLKEKERWSSHE
- the rfbD gene encoding dTDP-4-dehydrorhamnose reductase, which encodes MTILVIGGKNGQLTESLRNLHDKRLKFIGRPQFDFTQHNTICGVFEQDRPDLVVNTAAWTAVDAAEDHRDEAYLVNSDGPAYFAELCAGYNIPMIHISTDYVFSGEKGTPYVETDPISPETVYGASKVAGEKAILQAHPHVIILRTAWVYSEHGKNFVRTIINAGAKNPALRVVGDQKGNPTCSDDLAWAIMKIADRIVGQKWQDNWSGIYHAVGTGDATWYDLAVYALRQAERYGQKMPSITSIKTEDWPTPAKRPQDSRLNTDKLYKTFAIRLPDWHKSVDNVIKKIFST
- a CDS encoding MoaD/ThiS family protein, with amino-acid sequence MIKIRYFGFLKDILQIEEEEITWDNGNSQDLLNFLRSRNASWSDALAEENIFRLAINQRIIYQPTPLHPDDEVAILPPVTGG
- a CDS encoding RluA family pseudouridine synthase translates to MLPFRILYQDNYYIIIDKPAGMPVYSSDKNDSIPSVENFFPLLSRRKEGPWLVHRLDQDTAGCLLIALRKQALIKAQACFAQHKVNKVYWAIVQGRPKKYSGIITSPLLKITQKGQWKMIQDNKGQNALTKWKFLKGDNTCSLIELNLQTGRTHQARAHCSIMGHPIIGDTIYGAKKYSSIPLSLLSRTLTLQLETAISATAQPPQHMLHYINKFSIYKKS
- the rfbB gene encoding dTDP-glucose 4,6-dehydratase, whose product is MLILVTGGCGFIGSAVIRHLIKNTQHEVVNIDILTYSASFENVAEIAGNSRYSFCKTDITDFISLKKIFNQFKPDAVMHLAAESHVDRSIDGPEVFIRTNIHGTYCLLQAAYEYWRAMSVDRQRKFRFHHISTDEVFGALQSDDPPFTEQTPYDPRSPYSASKAASDHLVRAWFHTYGLPTFVTNTTNNYGIWHFPEKLIPLMIINALEGKALPVYGKGDNIRDWLYVEDHAEALVKAIELGIPGETYAIGAQQPRTNLEVVQTICHILDELKPDPQGKYERLIHFVTDRPGHDFRYEINPVHAQTELKWKAKHNFEEGIRKTIQWYLNHEDWWKNIRQKHYAGQRLGIKQ
- a CDS encoding histidine phosphatase family protein produces the protein MSNNNFSFIDHPDAIGDTTRFWFIRHAIVNEKDRSYLYGTKDVPICPAHLKKQQTYYQFLANKLPKTQLWFITSLSRTRDTALQIQKAGYGSENLQIENAFLEQNLGAWQGLSHVTVEKHRKFSAHPFWPFSAEETPPKGENMNDVHQRVSCKMEEFSRIYTNKDIIVISHGGAIRAALAYASKIPVNSALSFAIYNLSITLIEKTREHWHIITVNDMI
- the rfbA gene encoding glucose-1-phosphate thymidylyltransferase RfbA; translation: MTNQHEKSIKGILLAGGSGTRLYPLTAVSSKQLLPIYDKPMIYYPLTTLMLAGIREIMIISTPHDIPQIKRLLGNGSDIGMKFDYCVQPKPEGIAQAFVLAEEWLDASPCALVLGDNLIFASHLSQLLQKAVQRKSGATIFSYQVSDPERYGVVTFDENGKVTQIVEKPKDPPSNWAVTGLYFYDSRVTEYAKKIKPSARGEYEITDLNKIYFENDNLHVERLGRGCAWLDAGIPASLMQAGNFVQMIQARQGILVGSPAEVAYHRGFINAEQLRAIAKKLNKTDLGRMLMDVANEGFNQK
- a CDS encoding lipopolysaccharide biosynthesis protein, translated to MPKNKIPSYRGSLRRSGYNVLKLLSGKIINVPLGLAQIYLTTRLIGDKGYGFLVLIYAFGQLVGDVAEFQSWQTVLHYGLKPYQNKDLPLFQRVLRFSFLLDACSATFALVVSVLIAINFSNILGWPPEWHYLGIIFSFSVLFTTSATANGVLLLLNRYDLLAIQGTTTTTVRFLGIAFLTLIHGGMLGAVIVWTFATFMNFITILVTALYQLYKQGFLKGFFNRINDGLTKDLPGIWKFAWNTNINMTFSLVSAHITAQIIGSMLGTVQNARYSIANKISEAIAKPVIMLQSTLYPEMTRSWQGSKPSHLYKMALQITLLTGGIISVIFLILPYIAPYIISLLLHKSTTPETLHLLYWLAGAKAVILWGISLEPILITTGNTKGASISRGINSFIYIPMLIIFIQKWGIQGIGPATLISSVLLVISQILFVIKYKKKTITQ
- the rfbC gene encoding dTDP-4-dehydrorhamnose 3,5-epimerase; its protein translation is MKIEKLAISEVLLITPPRFRDNRGFFSETYNAQRLKEVGIDLPFVQDNQSLSVQKGVVRGLHCQLGPYEQGKLVRCTQGSIWDVAIDARTGSPTYGKWVAAELSADNWSQLWIPPGFLHGFCTLTENVMVQYKCTNLYNKVSERAVLWNCKEIGIKWPIAVNDAILSEKDMQNPSFSAAKNWFSYS